Proteins encoded by one window of Nitrincola iocasae:
- a CDS encoding GNAT family N-acetyltransferase produces MLEYRKAIVEEIDELKKILWKYGPNEWNYLTREGVNEEFALVEQGYAQAIVATEGSEVVGFSVLIEGSLSPQYLSKYCSLNNMLFIGDVVVSSLHSGKGIATQLLKECLAEAQRKNVNTVLIERHEENLASAGMMRKAGFNIIDTFHDPEKRTVGSQNSVILEFEI; encoded by the coding sequence TTGTTAGAGTATAGAAAAGCTATTGTCGAAGAAATTGATGAACTTAAGAAAATTCTTTGGAAATATGGGCCTAATGAGTGGAATTATTTGACCCGAGAAGGCGTCAACGAAGAGTTTGCCCTTGTAGAACAAGGGTATGCTCAAGCGATTGTTGCAACTGAGGGATCAGAGGTTGTCGGGTTTTCTGTTCTAATCGAAGGTTCATTAAGCCCCCAATACCTTAGCAAGTACTGCTCTTTGAATAATATGTTGTTTATAGGAGATGTAGTCGTTTCATCACTACATTCAGGAAAAGGTATTGCCACGCAACTATTAAAAGAATGTTTAGCAGAAGCACAAAGAAAAAACGTCAATACTGTTTTAATAGAAAGGCATGAAGAAAATCTCGCTTCAGCTGGAATGATGAGAAAGGCAGGCTTTAACATTATCGATACTTTTCACGATCCTGAAAAAAGAACAGTAGGGTCACAAAATAGCGTAATACTTGAGTTCGAAATATAA
- a CDS encoding NAD synthetase: MTTSLFPIQTSFDQRALRNRLSVTLDEQKLFKVIDEDPDLIGAGVIFIDNRGTVVILREFEPICSFKPVNVVLREPPRHYTADAYVAEVRDNNRENRLVYEATGTTLACGAAVLGWLVLVSSGVAVTFTGGASGILTAMAYGAASASTAQCLIGARRTYNEQIEPQRNDDMDSEEWYQNTMMALDVISLAGATAAGLVTIKGIKLLKANGIPIRKTLEGLSRQERRRLSREIARANAPGISNRTLKVMERSGQIERRYSNAALRNTTLLQIKDALGAGLSFTGSAIGGNIKLLAIAIVREE; encoded by the coding sequence GTGACAACATCTCTGTTTCCAATTCAAACATCATTTGATCAACGCGCATTGCGCAACCGCTTGTCCGTTACTTTAGATGAACAGAAACTTTTCAAAGTTATCGATGAAGATCCAGACCTTATTGGTGCGGGTGTTATCTTTATCGATAATCGTGGAACAGTAGTCATCTTACGAGAGTTCGAACCCATTTGTTCATTTAAGCCCGTCAATGTAGTTCTTCGTGAACCACCAAGACATTACACTGCTGACGCTTATGTTGCTGAAGTAAGAGATAACAATCGAGAAAATCGTTTAGTTTATGAAGCCACTGGTACGACGCTTGCTTGTGGTGCGGCTGTGCTTGGGTGGTTGGTATTAGTTTCATCTGGAGTTGCAGTAACCTTCACCGGTGGTGCGTCTGGCATTTTAACTGCAATGGCCTATGGGGCTGCTTCTGCTAGTACCGCACAATGTCTGATTGGTGCAAGACGTACTTACAATGAACAGATAGAACCTCAGCGAAATGATGATATGGACAGTGAGGAGTGGTATCAAAATACCATGATGGCTCTGGATGTGATTTCATTAGCGGGCGCAACTGCGGCGGGTTTAGTGACTATCAAAGGAATAAAATTGCTTAAAGCTAACGGTATTCCGATTCGAAAAACCTTAGAAGGGCTTAGTCGTCAAGAGCGGAGACGGCTTTCACGAGAAATCGCACGAGCTAATGCGCCAGGTATTTCTAATCGAACGTTGAAAGTAATGGAGCGATCAGGTCAAATTGAGCGCCGATACTCCAATGCTGCACTGCGTAATACAACTCTCTTACAGATCAAAGATGCACTGGGTGCTGGCCTTAGTTTCACCGGTAGTGCAATTGGAGGCAATATCAAATTGTTGGCCATAGCCATTGTTAGGGAGGAGTAA
- the hrpB gene encoding ATP-dependent helicase HrpB has protein sequence MNTLNPLPIDDVLPALRQSLAQPGAVLLSAAPGAGKTTRVPLALLDEPWLNGQRIVMLEPRRIAARHAAQFMAQQLGESVGQRVGYRIRLDTRVSAQTRIEVVTEGVLTRLLQDDPELSGIGLVIFDEFHERNLHADLALALTHQCQQLLRPDLRLLIMSATLDEQTLTEALDAPLLVSEGRSFPVDIHYQPLLNANQSIIEHTARVIRQALQHDGDMLVFLPGVREIKQVQQALSDLPPTTHILPLHGQLNDAEQKAALTPAPSGQRKVILTTNIAESSLTVDGVRIVVDSGLERRSVFHLSSGLNTLTTRQISRASATQRCGRAGRQAPGVCYRLWPQQQHERLDAHIRAEILDTDLAPLRLTLLQWGAEADELFWLTPPPSAALQQAGDLLGQLGMLNAEGSGLSDHGNACARLGIEPRWAHALLSAHALGHGQHACTLVALIQEWPATRRGSDDLLRLLSQAKQQRAIWQQRIQPLAQNLWRTLQGLTPEASRTAINADDLPALLLALAFPDRIAKRRDQRDGFLLSNGRGAECSLESDLPQADWLACTDLSVHPQRTVIRLAAELSASALASLEQIAPQLFSERTEIGWQDSGQFIAQRHQQLGQIRLRSQRLPKLTAEQWQAAWQDTIQQQGLNCLPWSDDALNLRARMALMHQHTGAPWPDVSDTALLHNGLDWLLPYLHNARHQRDLDKVDTHSALRNLLSWEHQQQLDKQLPTHLSVPSGSRIAIDYTQQPPVLAVKLQEMFGYQDQPSVLNGKVPLLIHLLSPARRPLQVTADLPHFWRNAYTEVRKEMRGRYPKHPWPEDALSAEATRLTKAALQRRSGPV, from the coding sequence GTGAATACTTTGAACCCGCTGCCAATCGACGATGTATTACCTGCCCTGCGCCAGTCGCTAGCGCAACCGGGTGCGGTGTTGCTCAGTGCGGCACCGGGCGCAGGTAAAACCACGCGGGTGCCGCTGGCGCTATTGGACGAGCCTTGGCTGAATGGGCAGCGGATTGTGATGTTGGAGCCTCGGCGCATCGCGGCACGTCATGCGGCACAGTTTATGGCGCAGCAACTGGGTGAGTCGGTCGGACAGCGCGTGGGCTATCGCATTCGTCTGGATACCCGCGTGAGTGCGCAGACCCGTATTGAAGTGGTAACCGAAGGGGTGCTGACGCGGCTGTTGCAGGATGATCCGGAGCTTAGCGGTATCGGGCTGGTGATCTTTGATGAATTCCACGAGCGCAATCTGCATGCTGACCTGGCCCTGGCGCTGACGCATCAATGCCAGCAACTGTTACGCCCCGATCTGCGTCTGCTGATCATGTCAGCCACGCTGGATGAACAGACCCTCACCGAGGCGCTGGATGCTCCCTTACTGGTGAGCGAGGGGCGCAGTTTTCCGGTCGATATTCACTATCAGCCGCTGCTGAATGCCAATCAATCCATAATCGAACACACCGCCCGGGTGATACGCCAGGCGCTGCAGCATGACGGTGATATGCTGGTGTTTCTGCCGGGTGTCCGCGAGATTAAGCAGGTGCAGCAGGCACTGAGCGATCTGCCGCCAACGACTCATATCTTACCGCTGCACGGCCAGCTGAATGATGCCGAGCAGAAAGCCGCCCTCACCCCCGCGCCAAGCGGTCAGCGTAAAGTGATTCTGACAACCAATATTGCCGAGAGCTCGCTGACGGTCGACGGGGTGCGGATCGTGGTAGATTCCGGTCTGGAGCGGCGCAGTGTGTTTCATCTGTCCAGCGGACTGAATACCCTGACCACCCGCCAGATCTCCCGTGCGTCGGCCACCCAGCGCTGTGGCCGTGCCGGACGTCAGGCACCCGGCGTCTGTTACCGTCTGTGGCCGCAGCAACAGCATGAACGCCTGGATGCCCATATCCGCGCCGAGATCCTCGACACTGACCTCGCCCCGCTACGGCTGACCTTACTGCAGTGGGGCGCCGAGGCCGATGAACTCTTCTGGCTGACACCGCCCCCCAGCGCCGCCCTGCAACAAGCCGGTGATCTGCTCGGGCAACTGGGCATGCTGAACGCCGAAGGCAGCGGCCTTAGCGACCATGGCAACGCCTGCGCCCGACTGGGGATCGAGCCGCGCTGGGCACACGCGCTGTTATCGGCGCATGCACTGGGACATGGCCAGCACGCCTGCACCCTGGTGGCGCTGATACAGGAATGGCCCGCCACCCGACGCGGCAGCGATGATCTGCTCAGACTGCTGTCCCAGGCCAAACAGCAGCGCGCGATCTGGCAGCAACGCATTCAACCCCTGGCACAGAACCTCTGGCGCACCCTGCAAGGCCTTACGCCAGAAGCCAGCCGCACGGCAATTAATGCAGACGACCTGCCCGCCCTGCTGCTGGCACTGGCCTTTCCGGATCGCATCGCCAAACGCCGGGATCAGCGCGACGGCTTTCTGCTCAGCAATGGCCGAGGCGCCGAATGCAGCCTGGAATCGGATCTCCCCCAGGCCGACTGGCTCGCCTGCACCGACCTGAGCGTCCACCCGCAACGCACGGTGATACGCCTGGCCGCCGAACTCTCCGCCAGCGCCCTAGCCTCACTGGAGCAGATCGCGCCACAACTCTTCAGCGAACGCACCGAAATCGGCTGGCAGGACTCAGGACAGTTCATCGCCCAACGCCATCAACAACTCGGCCAGATACGCCTGCGCAGCCAACGCCTGCCAAAGCTAACTGCCGAACAATGGCAAGCCGCCTGGCAAGACACCATCCAGCAACAAGGCCTCAACTGCCTGCCCTGGTCAGACGATGCACTCAACCTGCGCGCACGCATGGCGCTGATGCACCAGCATACCGGCGCACCCTGGCCAGATGTCAGCGATACGGCGCTGTTGCACAATGGACTCGACTGGCTACTGCCCTACCTGCACAACGCCCGACACCAACGCGACCTGGACAAAGTCGATACCCACAGCGCCCTGCGTAACCTGCTCAGTTGGGAACACCAGCAACAACTGGATAAACAGCTACCGACCCACCTGAGCGTACCCAGCGGCTCACGCATCGCCATCGACTACACCCAACAACCGCCGGTACTGGCAGTCAAACTCCAGGAAATGTTCGGCTACCAGGACCAACCCAGCGTTCTAAACGGCAAAGTCCCGCTACTCATCCACCTGCTCTCCCCCGCACGCCGCCCGCTGCAAGTCACCGCCGACCTGCCCCACTTCTGGCGAAACGCCTATACCGAAGTCCGCAAAGAAATGCGAGGCCGCTACCCAAAGCATCCCTGGCCTGAAGACGCACTCAGCGCTGAAGCCACCCGTTTGACCAAAGCAGCCTTGCAACGCCGCAGCGGTCCTGTTTAA